ATTATTGATACAAATTATTGATTCTTTTGCAAGTTTTCTTACTCCTCTTTTCTTACTCTCGGCACTCTCGGTCCATTGTTTTAACTTTTACTAGTCTTGTCCCCACTGGCCAACTCATTAGTTTTCAAATTTCTTCTGTGCGTCCAAGTCTTCTTCATCCATAAGCTCATCCAAATTCATTTTGAATAGCCGAACCGTTCCATTCGTACCGGCCATTCCGTTCCGGCCGAGATATCGCCGATTTCACGACACAAAACGGCGTGACACTACACTCAACGTTTTGTACTGGAACTTTGACGCGCTAGGGGCCGTTCCCGTTCCAGAACGGCCGTTCCGGCTAAGACCCGGCCGCTCCGGTGAACCATGGAGTCCATAAATATACGTAAAAAATTTCTGAATCCGCTGCAACTGAAATTGCTAGTTTTAAATGCAGAACAGAGGTTTGTGTTGGGGATGCCGAGCAGTGGTTTTTCTTCCTGTAACGTGCATTCATCTGGCGGTAAGGTGATCGGTTTGAAGAAAAGCTTTGTGTTTTACGAGGGGAAAACTCCTAGCTCAAAGGATCGAAAACTAAATGGAAGATGCATCATGAGTGTAAATTCATCCAGCAAGATTCTCCCTCCTCCATTCCTCGATCTGGTAATTATCCAGATATTTAATCAACTCACAAATCAGTGCATGTTATggtaatcattttttttttacaattttaccTCAAATTTCATGTCTGGCTAATCACTCACTGATGAAATGAAGTGAATGTGTTCAGAGCTTAGGCGGTATCGGGGAGTTTCCGGGCATTTGATCGACAGCCGACTCAGGCCGATGGAATCCGGCGACTTGATTATGTCTAGTTGAATTCTTTGAGTCGAGACTTATCTTCCACTTTTATGTTCTTTTCAGACATTTGATAGAACTAAATTACATATTATTTTCTTTATATAAAGAATACAAATGAAATGAATTGCTATTTACTATTTAATACtaacttttttttaatatttttcggAGTAAACGTTTATTGAAGtttctaataaaaaaattaatttttttttaaaatatatatgtttatttgtatttcaaaattatttatttatttaataaaatcagggaaaaaaaaaaacaaagaactGGAAATTACTTCCAAGCCCCCTTAGAACTGTCGGATTGCAAATCAAAACCCTAAAAAGAAAAGAATCTCCCCGAAGTTGACTTAGCAGTATAGTCTAGCTCTTCTTCCCCCTTCCAATTCTGGCGATGATTGCTTAATCATAAAAGCAAATCTCAACTTCCGCTGTAAATTTGCATTCGCAAGATTGGTATGGCGATTCTGTACGGTCTGGTAGCGCGGGGGACCACGGTGTTGGCAGAGTTTAGCGCCGTGACGGGAAACGCCGGTGCAGTGGTCCGTCGGATATTGGAGAAGCTATCCGAGACTGAATCCGCTGAGTCCAGGCTTTGTTTCTCTCAGGATCGTTATATTTTCCACATTCTCGTATCCGATGGCATTACATTCCTCTGTATGGCAAACGATACCTTCGGAAGTAAGTAGGTTGGAGGTTTTTTTCCCCAAAGTTTTGAACTGGAAAAGTTTTGTTGGTCAGGGTTCATTATGCCTTGTGAATCTTCTTTAATGTTCAGTTTATTGATGCTTGGCTTTACTTTCCATGGTTCAATTTAGTTTTACATGCCTGTATGTCATTGGATTTGGTTTGTTGAATCGATTGATCACAATTGTGTAAGATCACTGTAGTTTGCATTCGGTTGCAGCTCTTGTGCACGTTGTATGCTTGGATTGATTTCTTGTGAGCGGTGCGTTCTAAGTAAGATGTGTTACTGTAGATGCAGGGAGTATAAATTCTGTACAAGAAATTGTACCAAGAGCAGATCTTTGCCAGTTATTTCATTTTGAACGGACCGATGCCCATAAAGCATTTTGTTCAAGTGGTTAAGGATGACAACGTGATAGTTAAAGAACTGAGTGGTAAGAGTGAAGAAACATATTCAATTATAATTCTTGCgtaaaatttaaatcaattcGTGATGCAGATAGACACacacattgataacaagtacgAAGATGACACATGACAGTCCATTCGATGGATTGTGGTGGCAGTACTCAAAACTAATTTTAGGgcacatataaatattttgtaactgCTAGTGATGTCAATAAAGAATATTGCCAATAGTTGATGGTTAGGAATTAAAATGCGGGGAActtatttctttaatttttaacaGTAATACATGGCAATTGCGCATGGCATTGCAAACTGCCATTCTAGAATTAAAGAATCAGATATGAACAAtctttgaacaccaaactctagTTTCTGGGTTGACTATATTTCCATTTGAAGCGAGATTCATGTTACTGTTCATTAGCTTTATCATGCATCTAGATTTAGATTATGttagaattttatttcattttgaaATCACGGATGTCTTGATTTGTCTACACCAACCCATGTATACTTACGCGTATTTGGCTGTTTTGAACCAATATTCCAGGGAGAATACCCTTTTCTTACTTGGAGGATATTCGCATGAGATTTATGAAGAACTATGGGAGAATAGCTCCTTATTCTCCTGCATATGCCATGAATGATGAATTCTCTAGAGTCTTACACCAACAAATGGAGTTTTTCTCCAGTAATCCTAGTGCAGATACGCTCAGCCGCGTCCAAGGAGAAGTTGGTGAGGCAAGTATCACTAGCCACCTCCACTTCACTCATAAAAGAAATAGAGAGCAAAGCAAAGGAGGAGTAAAATGTGAATCTATTTTGTGTTTAATATTTATTCCTTAAGAATGGAGATGCTTATGCAGTTTTCATCTGTTGAAAAGATCTTATTTTGGGTTTATTATGCATGCTGGCCGCTGTATGTATTGATAATTAGAATTGCAATTTTAGCTTTAATGCATTTTTCTGTGCAGGAGAACTTCCTTTAGGCCTTGAAATGTTTGTTCACGATGTATacgaaatctttttaacatGAATACATGATGACTGATGCCTGTCTGTGACTCTGTTCTACTTTCTTATGTTGAAGTATAATGGCTCTGGCCTCTTTTCTACAACTATATTATGAATGTAAGTGGAGAATACAATGAAAAAAGGTGATGTCCGCTACCATACCATAAAGCAACAAGGATGCCTTATTTCCATGGTTCCTTCTTTGCTAAAGAAGGATGCAAATGTCGTAAAACAGCAAACCAGCAATGCCACTCTTTTAATTTGTTTCATGTATGTTTGATCCATGTGTTTTCCTTTCTTTTACGTGGATAACTTCCTCGCAGGTTTTTGTAACAAATGCATGCACCTGAAAGGTCcttaaatgattaaaaaaagGTCCTTAAATAGTTAAGAGTATGTTAATTATCAGTAGAATGTAGCACCGGTTTAGTATCTGAATCAGAGTTTTTTGGTGCTTCTTTTTGTGTCAGCATGGATATGATCTAGGTTATCTTCCGTGAGTATAACAACTGAAACTTGATATTCAGATACGCACGATAATGGTGGATAATATTGACAAGATACTAGAGAGAGGTGACCGGATTGAGCTTCTTGTTGACAAGACAGCAACCATGCAGGATAGttcatttcatttcagaaaacaGTCGAAACACCTTCGCCGTGCTCTGTGGACAAAAAATGCCAAGCTTTTGTAAGTATTGCCATATCCTCATATTAAATTTGAATCAATTTTTGGAAGACTATACCAGTAATTGGAAGGTGTCGTGTGACAAACCAAACAAtgcatttttttgaattttgaagaaGATAACCATATTCACGAACTACCAAGTTTGCTGAACTAAAACATTGGATTTTGTTTATCTTTGTCATCTGACTCATCTCCTGCTAAGTTTCTTTTCCTCGTCAAAGTAGAATTAGAC
This region of Primulina eburnea isolate SZY01 unplaced genomic scaffold, ASM2296580v1 ctg633_ERROPOS900000, whole genome shotgun sequence genomic DNA includes:
- the LOC140821570 gene encoding vesicle-associated membrane protein 714, whose amino-acid sequence is MAILYGLVARGTTVLAEFSAVTGNAGAVVRRILEKLSETESAESRLCFSQDRYIFHILVSDGITFLCMANDTFGRRIPFSYLEDIRMRFMKNYGRIAPYSPAYAMNDEFSRVLHQQMEFFSSNPSADTLSRVQGEVGEIRTIMVDNIDKILERGDRIELLVDKTATMQDSSFHFRKQSKHLRRALWTKNAKLLGMLTCLIVLLLYLIIAAACGGITLPSCRSK